A stretch of the Streptomyces sp. WMMB303 genome encodes the following:
- the serB gene encoding phosphoserine phosphatase SerB, giving the protein MSTPVAQPPSYADTPTLLVKIFGKDRPGITAGLFDTLAAFAVEVVDIEQLVTRGRITLCALVTAPTNGSGSEGELRATVHSWAESMGMIAEIISGTGDNRPRGTGRSHVTVLGHPLTAESTAAIAASITSTGGNIDRIFRLAKYPVLAVEFDVSGTETALLRTSLALEAAKYGIDVAVVASGLQRRAQRLVVMDVDSTLIQDEVIELFAAHAGCEEQVAEVTTRAMRGELDFEQSLHARVELLAGLDASVVDRVREAVQLTPGARTLIRTLKRLGYQVGVVSGGFTQITDALQEELGLDFASANTLEIVDGKLTGRVTGEIVDRAGKARLLRRFADEAGVPLAQTVAIGDGANDLDMLNTAGLGVAFNAKPLVREAAHAAVNVPFLDTVLYLLGITREEVEAADGTGAGRPEAL; this is encoded by the coding sequence ATGAGCACACCTGTGGCCCAGCCTCCGTCGTACGCCGACACCCCGACCCTGCTGGTCAAGATCTTCGGCAAGGACCGGCCCGGCATCACCGCCGGCCTCTTCGACACCCTCGCGGCCTTCGCCGTCGAGGTGGTCGACATCGAGCAACTGGTCACCCGCGGCCGCATCACGCTGTGCGCCCTGGTGACCGCACCCACCAACGGCAGCGGCTCCGAGGGCGAGCTGCGCGCGACCGTGCACAGTTGGGCCGAGTCGATGGGCATGATCGCCGAGATCATCTCCGGCACGGGCGACAACCGCCCTCGCGGCACCGGACGTTCGCACGTCACCGTGCTGGGGCATCCGCTCACCGCGGAGTCGACCGCCGCCATAGCGGCCAGCATCACCTCCACCGGCGGCAACATCGACCGCATCTTCCGGCTCGCCAAATACCCGGTACTGGCTGTCGAGTTCGATGTCTCGGGTACCGAGACGGCGCTGCTGCGCACCTCGCTGGCGCTGGAGGCCGCGAAGTACGGCATCGACGTCGCCGTCGTCGCCTCGGGACTCCAGCGGCGCGCACAGCGGCTGGTGGTGATGGACGTGGACTCCACCCTCATCCAGGACGAGGTGATCGAACTGTTCGCCGCCCATGCGGGCTGCGAGGAGCAGGTCGCCGAGGTGACGACACGGGCGATGCGCGGCGAGCTGGATTTCGAGCAGTCGCTGCACGCCCGGGTCGAGCTCCTGGCCGGGCTCGACGCCTCGGTCGTCGACCGGGTGCGCGAGGCGGTGCAGCTCACCCCCGGGGCCCGCACGCTGATCCGCACGCTCAAACGGCTCGGCTATCAGGTGGGGGTCGTCTCCGGCGGCTTCACACAGATCACCGACGCCCTGCAGGAGGAGCTGGGTCTGGACTTCGCCTCCGCCAACACGCTGGAGATCGTGGACGGCAAGCTGACCGGGCGGGTCACCGGTGAGATCGTCGACCGGGCGGGCAAGGCGCGGCTGCTGCGCCGGTTCGCCGACGAGGCGGGCGTGCCGCTCGCGCAGACCGTGGCCATCGGCGACGGCGCCAACGACCTGGACATGCTGAACACGGCGGGGCTCGGCGTCGCCTTCAACGCCAAGCCCCTGGTCCGGGAGGCCGCTCACGCGGCGGTGAACGTGCCGTTCTTGGACACCGTGCTCTATCTGCTGGGTATCACGCGCGAAGAGGTGGAGGCCGCGGACGGAACCGGTGCCGGCCGGCCCGAGGCCCTCTGA
- a CDS encoding histidine phosphatase family protein — protein MSVDVPRSIVLLRHAKADWPQVADHERPLAERGRLDAPAAGEWLAGQGITPQLTLCSTATRTRDTWKLAVSHLPQRPKTVYEERLYEAPPGAIIEVINEVPDDVHDLLVIGHNPGMQSVAEVLAGEADREAQERLARGFPTAAVAVLRYTGSWKSVEPGSAELTHFWAPHE, from the coding sequence ATGAGCGTCGATGTGCCCCGCAGTATCGTCCTTCTCCGGCACGCCAAGGCGGACTGGCCGCAAGTGGCGGATCACGAGCGGCCCCTCGCGGAGCGCGGCCGCCTGGACGCCCCGGCGGCGGGCGAATGGCTCGCCGGCCAGGGCATCACTCCGCAACTCACTCTCTGCTCGACCGCCACCCGGACCCGCGACACCTGGAAGCTGGCGGTCTCGCACCTGCCGCAGCGCCCCAAGACGGTGTACGAGGAGCGCCTCTACGAGGCGCCGCCCGGTGCGATCATCGAGGTCATCAACGAAGTCCCCGACGATGTGCACGACTTGCTGGTCATCGGCCACAACCCCGGCATGCAGTCGGTCGCCGAGGTGCTCGCCGGGGAAGCCGACCGGGAGGCGCAGGAGCGGCTGGCCCGCGGCTTCCCCACGGCGGCCGTCGCCGTCCTGCGGTACACCGGGTCCTGGAAGTCGGTGGAGCCCGGGAGTGCGGAGCTGACCCACTTCTGGGCGCCCCACGAGTGA
- a CDS encoding SGM_5486 family transporter-associated protein, translating to MPVLEPNPPEPRKKLLLIFGAMMAVTVVIGVIASIAAG from the coding sequence ATGCCAGTGCTCGAACCGAATCCCCCGGAACCGCGGAAGAAGCTGCTGCTGATCTTCGGCGCCATGATGGCGGTCACGGTGGTCATCGGCGTGATCGCCAGCATCGCCGCCGGCTGA
- a CDS encoding CynX/NimT family MFS transporter: MASADDDSRNSAPTTDLGTRTVPARSARPPALPPEAGAAPAAVSRRLLGLVAAGLVIAALNLRPAISGLGPLLEEVRRGLHMNGTVAGLLTSVPPLCFAVFGGLAPRLARRRGPAPVVLAGMAAIAFGLALRPLAGGTGTFLAATALALAGIAVSNVLMPVIVKHWFPDRVGSMTGLYSMALALGTAGAAAVTVPLTDALGGGWRAGLGAWAVLAAVALVPWAVLSRNHSARAPEPQTADEAVPARTAEGEAAGQPRDRGRTEPTGAPSGPATPSETAPGLRIAASPTAWALAVFFGLQASAAYITMGWLPQIFRDSGVSASAAGVLLAVTMGMGVPLSFVLPKLAARMRHQGPLVIALGLCGLVGYAGLWLAPAAGAWAWALALGVSNCAFPLALTMIGMRSRSHSGVVKLSAFAQSTGYLLSIPGPLLVGSLHDLSGGWHAPLLLMAALMLAQMATGLLAGRDRVIEEGR, from the coding sequence ATGGCATCGGCAGACGACGACAGCAGGAACTCCGCACCCACCACCGACCTGGGGACCCGCACGGTCCCCGCGCGCTCCGCCCGCCCCCCGGCCCTCCCGCCCGAAGCCGGTGCCGCGCCGGCCGCGGTCTCCCGCCGGCTGCTCGGTCTCGTCGCCGCCGGACTCGTCATCGCGGCCCTGAATCTGCGCCCCGCCATATCCGGACTCGGCCCGCTGCTGGAGGAGGTGCGGCGCGGTCTGCACATGAACGGCACCGTCGCCGGGCTGCTGACCTCGGTGCCGCCGCTGTGCTTCGCCGTCTTCGGCGGCCTCGCCCCACGGCTGGCCCGGCGCCGCGGCCCGGCACCCGTCGTGCTGGCCGGCATGGCCGCCATCGCCTTCGGTCTCGCGCTGCGGCCGCTGGCCGGCGGTACGGGTACCTTCCTCGCCGCCACCGCGCTGGCCCTGGCCGGGATCGCGGTGAGCAACGTGCTGATGCCCGTCATCGTCAAGCACTGGTTCCCCGACCGGGTCGGCTCCATGACCGGGCTGTACTCGATGGCGCTCGCGCTGGGCACGGCGGGCGCCGCCGCCGTCACCGTGCCGCTGACCGACGCGCTCGGCGGCGGCTGGCGGGCCGGACTGGGCGCATGGGCCGTACTGGCAGCGGTCGCCCTCGTTCCCTGGGCGGTGCTCTCCCGGAACCACTCGGCCCGCGCCCCCGAACCGCAGACCGCAGACGAAGCCGTCCCCGCCCGCACGGCCGAGGGCGAGGCCGCCGGGCAGCCCCGCGACCGGGGCCGCACCGAGCCGACCGGCGCGCCGAGCGGGCCGGCAACGCCCTCGGAGACCGCGCCGGGGCTGCGGATCGCCGCGTCACCCACGGCGTGGGCCCTCGCCGTCTTCTTCGGCCTCCAGGCGTCCGCCGCCTACATCACCATGGGCTGGCTTCCGCAGATCTTCCGCGACTCCGGGGTCTCCGCTTCGGCGGCCGGTGTGCTGCTCGCGGTGACCATGGGCATGGGGGTGCCGCTCTCCTTCGTCCTGCCCAAGCTGGCCGCCCGGATGCGGCACCAGGGTCCGCTGGTGATCGCGCTGGGCCTGTGCGGGCTGGTGGGCTACGCGGGTCTGTGGTTGGCCCCCGCCGCCGGTGCCTGGGCGTGGGCCCTGGCCCTGGGCGTCTCCAACTGCGCCTTCCCGCTGGCCCTCACCATGATCGGGATGCGTTCCCGGTCCCACTCCGGCGTCGTCAAGCTCTCCGCCTTCGCGCAGAGCACCGGCTATCTGCTCTCCATCCCCGGCCCGCTGCTGGTCGGCTCGCTGCACGACCTCAGCGGCGGCTGGCACGCTCCGCTGCTGCTGATGGCCGCGCTGATGCTGGCCCAGATGGCGACGGGCCTGCTGGCGGGCAGGGACCGGGTCATCGAAGAGGGGCGCTGA
- a CDS encoding FCD domain-containing protein: MNAAQPLSSPSLPSLPPLPSPPPLSAPQRAPLATQVIATLRQQITSGRWPVGSRIPTEPELVEQLGVARNTVREAVRALAHNGLLDIRQGSGTYVLATSELAGVMHRRFAGADLRHVAELRSALETAGARLAARRRTEADLRELDGMLERRETAWDSGDVDRFIDADRSLHMGVLSASHNEVLTGVYADLGEVLRSYLRQDVGGELRPENHMDHARLLDAIRTQDAEAASEEAASHTAEWGHGAL, encoded by the coding sequence ATGAATGCTGCCCAACCGCTTTCCTCCCCCTCGCTGCCCTCGCTGCCCCCGCTGCCCTCGCCGCCCCCGCTCTCGGCTCCCCAGCGCGCCCCCCTGGCCACCCAGGTGATCGCGACGCTGCGCCAGCAGATCACCTCGGGCCGGTGGCCGGTGGGCAGCCGCATCCCCACCGAACCAGAGCTTGTGGAGCAGCTCGGGGTGGCCCGGAACACGGTGCGCGAGGCGGTGCGGGCCCTGGCCCACAACGGGCTGCTGGACATCCGGCAGGGCTCGGGCACCTATGTACTGGCCACCAGCGAGCTGGCCGGGGTGATGCACCGCCGGTTCGCCGGCGCCGATCTGCGGCACGTGGCGGAACTGCGGTCCGCGCTGGAGACCGCGGGCGCCCGGCTGGCGGCACGCCGGCGCACGGAAGCGGACCTGCGGGAACTCGACGGCATGCTGGAACGCCGGGAGACGGCGTGGGACTCCGGCGACGTCGATCGCTTCATCGACGCCGACCGCAGCCTGCACATGGGGGTGCTCTCGGCCTCCCACAACGAGGTGCTGACCGGGGTGTACGCCGACCTCGGCGAGGTGCTGCGGTCCTATCTGCGGCAGGACGTGGGCGGGGAGTTGCGTCCGGAGAACCACATGGACCACGCCCGGCTGCTGGACGCCATCCGGACGCAGGACGCGGAGGCCGCCTCCGAGGAGGCGGCCTCGCACACGGCGGAGTGGGGCCACGGGGCGCTGTAG
- the fabI gene encoding enoyl-ACP reductase FabI → MSGILAGKRVLVTGVITDGSIAFHAAKVAQEQGAEVILTGFGRLSLVERIAKRLPEAVPVIELDVSNQEHLDGLADRIREHWGPDARVDGIVHSIAFGPQGAFDFLGAAWEDVSTAVHVSAYSLKSLTMACLPLLHEGSSVVGLTFDAQIAWPKYDWMGVAKAALESTSRYLARDLGPKGIRCNLVSAGPIKSMAAKSIPGFEELADVWNHRAPIGWELTDPEPAGRGVVALLSDFFPRTTGEIVHVDGGVHMMGA, encoded by the coding sequence ATGAGCGGAATCCTCGCTGGAAAGCGCGTCCTGGTCACGGGCGTCATCACCGACGGGTCGATCGCCTTCCACGCGGCGAAGGTCGCCCAGGAGCAGGGCGCCGAGGTCATCCTCACCGGCTTCGGGCGGCTCTCGCTGGTCGAGCGCATCGCCAAGCGGCTGCCCGAGGCCGTGCCCGTCATCGAGCTGGACGTCAGCAACCAGGAGCACCTGGACGGGCTGGCCGACCGGATCCGCGAGCACTGGGGCCCGGACGCGCGGGTGGACGGCATCGTCCACTCGATCGCCTTCGGTCCGCAGGGCGCCTTCGACTTCCTCGGTGCGGCCTGGGAGGACGTCAGCACCGCCGTGCACGTCTCGGCGTACTCGCTCAAGTCGCTCACCATGGCCTGCCTGCCGCTGCTGCACGAGGGCAGCTCGGTCGTCGGTCTCACCTTCGACGCGCAGATCGCCTGGCCGAAGTACGACTGGATGGGCGTGGCCAAGGCGGCTCTGGAGTCCACCAGCCGCTACCTGGCGCGGGACCTGGGTCCGAAGGGCATCCGCTGCAACCTGGTGTCGGCCGGCCCCATCAAGTCCATGGCGGCCAAGTCCATCCCGGGCTTCGAGGAGCTGGCCGACGTGTGGAACCACCGTGCCCCGATCGGTTGGGAGCTGACCGACCCGGAGCCGGCCGGCCGCGGTGTCGTCGCCCTGCTGTCGGACTTCTTCCCCCGTACCACGGGCGAGATCGTGCACGTCGACGGCGGTGTGCACATGATGGGGGCCTGA
- the fabG gene encoding 3-oxoacyl-[acyl-carrier-protein] reductase: MSRSVLVTGGNRGIGLAIARAFAEAGDKVAVTYRSGEPPEGFLGVKCDITEPEQVEQAYKEIEEKQGAVEVLVANAGVTRDQLLLRMSEEDFTSVVDTNLTGTYRVVKRASRAMLRARKGRIVLISSVVGLMGQAGQANYAASKAGLVGFARSLSRELGSRNITCNVVAPGFVDTDMTRALTDEQRADIVKQVPLGRYAAPEEVASSVRFLASDEAAYITGAVIPVDGGLGMGH; this comes from the coding sequence GTGAGCCGCTCAGTGCTCGTGACCGGAGGGAACCGCGGCATCGGCCTCGCCATCGCCCGTGCCTTCGCCGAGGCAGGCGACAAGGTCGCCGTCACCTACCGCTCCGGAGAGCCGCCCGAGGGCTTCCTCGGCGTCAAGTGCGACATCACCGAGCCGGAGCAGGTGGAGCAGGCGTACAAGGAGATCGAGGAGAAGCAGGGCGCGGTCGAGGTGCTCGTCGCCAACGCGGGTGTCACCCGTGACCAGCTCCTGCTGCGGATGTCCGAGGAGGACTTCACCTCGGTCGTCGACACCAACCTCACCGGCACCTACCGGGTGGTCAAGCGCGCTTCCCGCGCCATGCTGCGGGCCCGGAAGGGCCGCATCGTGCTGATCTCCTCGGTCGTCGGGCTGATGGGCCAGGCCGGGCAGGCCAACTACGCGGCCTCCAAGGCCGGGCTCGTCGGTTTCGCCCGCTCGCTCTCCCGCGAGCTCGGCTCCCGCAACATCACCTGCAACGTCGTCGCGCCCGGCTTCGTCGACACCGACATGACCCGCGCGCTCACCGACGAACAGCGCGCCGACATCGTCAAGCAGGTACCGCTGGGCCGCTACGCCGCGCCGGAGGAGGTCGCCTCCTCGGTCCGCTTCCTGGCGTCCGACGAGGCCGCGTACATCACCGGAGCCGTCATTCCCGTGGACGGCGGATTGGGCATGGGTCACTGA
- the tyrS gene encoding tyrosine--tRNA ligase, which yields MTRLGDSVQRASELLAQDLSTDTNVERLLAETGARRCLDLSDLSAEEQAELIGARSVDLLPSVEKLAERIEERAAQGKGLHIKLGIDPTMPDVHLGHAVPVIVLSRFQRMGHDVTLIIGDFTAKIGDPSGRTAERPPLTDEDIARNLSGYQEQVRPFFDFEKVRFARNSDWLAPFTLPELLGLLTQVPVSALLQREDFRNRLSEGSGLTMSELLYPVAQALDSVELDCDVELGGVDQLLNLQMGRRMMEVRGQQPQLVVTMPLVEGTDGSGAKMSKSKGNYVGLGSAPDEIFGKIMSIPDRLMAPYLRAWTEWTDAEIDQVTARIDAGALHPMDLKKVLAGEVVAALHGVPAAMAARAHFVAQFSKKSFSDLETLPGVALDEHGEEGVAAVLTKVLEFTPSASAARRIAKQNGLRLIVEKAGQKQQSVVLSEAEALRPLAEIAREAVAARADGAADALYLKAGRKVAEIRGL from the coding sequence GTGACACGCCTCGGCGACTCCGTACAGCGCGCCAGCGAGCTGCTGGCCCAGGACCTCTCCACCGACACGAACGTCGAGCGGCTGCTCGCGGAGACCGGGGCGCGGCGCTGTCTGGACCTGAGCGACCTGTCCGCCGAGGAGCAGGCCGAGCTGATCGGGGCGCGGTCGGTCGACCTGCTGCCGTCGGTGGAGAAGCTGGCCGAGCGGATCGAGGAGCGGGCGGCCCAGGGCAAGGGCCTGCACATCAAGCTGGGCATCGACCCCACGATGCCGGACGTGCACCTGGGGCACGCGGTGCCGGTCATCGTGCTCAGCCGCTTCCAGCGGATGGGCCACGACGTCACACTGATCATCGGCGACTTCACCGCCAAGATCGGCGACCCCTCGGGCCGCACGGCCGAGCGTCCCCCGCTGACCGACGAGGACATCGCGCGGAACCTCTCCGGATACCAGGAGCAGGTGCGGCCGTTCTTCGACTTCGAGAAGGTGCGCTTCGCGCGCAACAGCGACTGGCTGGCCCCCTTCACGCTGCCGGAGCTGCTGGGCCTGCTGACACAGGTGCCGGTCTCCGCGCTGCTCCAGCGGGAGGACTTCCGCAACCGGCTCTCGGAGGGCTCCGGCCTGACGATGTCCGAGCTGCTCTACCCCGTCGCCCAGGCCCTCGACTCGGTCGAGCTGGACTGCGACGTGGAGCTGGGCGGCGTCGACCAGCTCCTCAACCTCCAGATGGGCCGCCGGATGATGGAGGTACGCGGACAGCAGCCGCAGCTCGTGGTCACCATGCCGCTGGTCGAGGGCACGGACGGCTCGGGCGCCAAGATGTCCAAGTCCAAGGGCAACTACGTGGGGCTCGGCAGCGCTCCCGACGAGATCTTCGGCAAGATCATGTCGATTCCGGACCGGCTGATGGCCCCCTACCTGCGCGCCTGGACGGAGTGGACCGACGCCGAGATCGACCAGGTGACGGCCCGCATCGACGCCGGTGCGCTGCACCCCATGGACCTGAAGAAGGTGCTGGCCGGCGAGGTCGTCGCAGCCCTGCACGGAGTGCCCGCGGCGATGGCGGCCCGCGCCCACTTCGTGGCCCAGTTCTCCAAGAAGTCCTTCTCCGACCTGGAGACGCTCCCCGGCGTCGCGCTGGACGAGCACGGCGAGGAGGGCGTCGCCGCGGTCCTGACCAAAGTCCTGGAGTTCACACCGAGCGCGTCGGCCGCCCGCCGCATCGCGAAGCAGAACGGGTTGCGGCTGATCGTCGAGAAGGCGGGCCAGAAGCAGCAGTCCGTGGTGCTCTCCGAGGCGGAGGCGCTGCGCCCGCTCGCCGAGATCGCCCGCGAGGCGGTCGCCGCGCGGGCCGACGGGGCGGCCGACGCGCTGTACCTGAAGGCGGGCCGCAAGGTTGCCGAGATCCGCGGGCTGTGA
- a CDS encoding DUF3099 domain-containing protein produces the protein MTRKQHQHEVFRITGARQGLQEDVRGRQRRYVISMLVRTLAVILTVVLWNVERPLAVATLVIGLILPYIAVVIANAGRENAPSAPPAAPPPEPPQRVLEGSRVTKAGDKATPDDADRVSNETASDRS, from the coding sequence GTGACGCGGAAGCAGCACCAGCACGAGGTTTTCCGGATCACCGGGGCCCGGCAGGGCCTGCAGGAGGATGTGCGCGGAAGGCAGCGGCGCTATGTGATCTCCATGCTGGTCCGCACCCTCGCCGTCATCCTGACTGTGGTGCTGTGGAACGTCGAGCGTCCGCTGGCGGTGGCCACGCTGGTGATCGGACTGATCCTGCCCTACATCGCGGTGGTGATCGCCAACGCCGGGCGCGAGAACGCGCCTTCGGCTCCCCCGGCCGCTCCTCCGCCGGAACCTCCGCAGCGGGTGCTGGAAGGCTCCCGGGTGACGAAAGCGGGCGACAAAGCCACGCCGGACGACGCGGATCGGGTCTCGAACGAGACCGCGAGCGACCGCAGTTGA
- the moaA gene encoding GTP 3',8-cyclase MoaA, whose protein sequence is MLLDTYGRVATDLRVSLTDRCNLRCTYCMPEEGLQWLAKPELLTDDEIVRLVRIATVELGVTEVRFTGGEPLLRPGLAGIVARCAELPARPRMSLTTNGIGLERTAQALREAGLDRVNVSLDTLDPETFRRMTRRKRHADVLRGLAAARAAGLTPVKVNAVLMPGLNDQEAPELLSWALEEGYELRFIEQMPLDAQHGWQREGMITAGDILASLRTRFTLTPEQEKERGSAPAERWLVDGGPQRVGVIASVTRPFCRACDRTRLTADGQVRTCLFATEESDLRGALRGGASDAQVAALWRQAMWGKKAGAGIDDPSFVQPQRPMSAIGG, encoded by the coding sequence ATGCTGCTCGACACCTATGGGCGGGTCGCCACCGACCTGCGCGTCTCGCTGACCGACCGCTGCAATCTGCGCTGCACGTACTGCATGCCGGAAGAGGGACTGCAGTGGCTCGCCAAGCCCGAACTGCTGACCGACGACGAGATCGTCCGGCTGGTCCGGATCGCCACCGTGGAGCTCGGTGTCACCGAGGTCCGCTTCACCGGCGGCGAGCCGCTCCTGCGTCCGGGGCTCGCCGGCATCGTGGCGCGCTGCGCCGAGCTGCCGGCGCGTCCCAGGATGTCGCTGACCACCAACGGGATCGGGCTGGAGCGCACCGCGCAGGCACTGCGCGAGGCCGGGCTGGACCGGGTCAATGTCTCGCTGGACACGCTCGACCCGGAGACCTTCCGGCGGATGACCCGCCGCAAGCGCCACGCGGATGTGCTGCGCGGGCTGGCCGCCGCGCGGGCGGCGGGACTGACCCCGGTGAAGGTCAACGCGGTGCTGATGCCGGGGCTGAATGACCAGGAGGCCCCAGAGCTGCTGTCCTGGGCTCTGGAGGAGGGCTATGAGCTGCGCTTCATCGAGCAGATGCCGCTGGACGCGCAGCACGGCTGGCAGCGCGAGGGCATGATCACCGCCGGGGACATCCTGGCGTCGCTGCGCACCCGTTTCACGCTGACCCCGGAGCAGGAGAAGGAGCGCGGTTCCGCGCCGGCGGAGCGCTGGCTGGTGGACGGCGGCCCGCAGCGCGTGGGGGTGATCGCCTCGGTCACCCGTCCCTTCTGCCGGGCGTGTGACCGCACCCGGCTGACCGCGGACGGGCAGGTGCGCACCTGTCTGTTCGCCACCGAGGAGTCCGATCTGCGGGGTGCGCTGCGCGGCGGGGCGTCCGACGCGCAGGTCGCGGCGCTGTGGCGGCAGGCGATGTGGGGCAAGAAGGCGGGTGCCGGGATCGATGACCCGTCGTTCGTGCAGCCGCAGCGCCCGATGTCGGCCATCGGGGGCTGA
- a CDS encoding cation acetate symporter: MSLTQQLAAPATQLAAEGAGEHRTLIITLFSVFVAITLGVTVWAGRRTKDATDFYAGGRQFSGFQNGLAISGDYMSAASFLGIAGAIALSGYDGFLYSIGFLVAWLVALLLIAEPLRNSGRYTMGDVLAYRMRQRPVRTAAGVSTIIVSIFYLLAQMVGAGALVALLLGITGEAGKNLIVVFVGIVMILYVTVGGMKGTTWVQMIKACLLIGGTVVITVLVFHKFNYNLSALLGAAAENSNKGASFLEPGLKYGVSTTSRIDFISLGIALVLGTAGLPHILIRFYTVPTAKAARKSVNWAIGIIGVFYLMTIALGFGAAALLSPKTITDSNAAGNTAAPLLAQEIGGGADSTGGAVLLAMISAVAFATILAVVAGLTLASSSSFAHDLYANVIRRGKATEKEEVKAARVSAVIIGGVAIGLGIFAGKLNVAGLVALAFAVAASANLPTLLYSLFWKRFTTTGALWSIYGGLVSSVVLVFFSPVVTGKETSMFPDADFAWFPLQNPGLISIPLGFLLGWIGSLLSKDEGAGGAKYAELEVRSMTGVGAH, from the coding sequence ATGAGTCTCACCCAGCAACTCGCGGCCCCCGCCACCCAGCTGGCCGCCGAGGGCGCCGGCGAACACCGCACGCTGATCATCACCCTCTTCTCCGTCTTCGTCGCCATCACCCTCGGCGTCACCGTCTGGGCGGGGCGCCGGACCAAGGACGCCACCGACTTCTACGCGGGCGGACGCCAGTTCAGCGGCTTCCAGAACGGCCTGGCCATCTCCGGCGACTACATGTCCGCCGCGTCCTTCCTCGGTATCGCGGGAGCCATCGCGCTGTCCGGGTACGACGGATTCCTCTACTCCATCGGCTTCCTCGTCGCCTGGCTGGTGGCGCTGCTGCTGATCGCCGAACCGCTGCGGAACTCCGGGCGCTACACGATGGGCGACGTACTGGCCTACCGGATGCGGCAGCGCCCCGTACGGACCGCGGCGGGCGTCTCCACCATCATCGTCTCGATCTTCTACCTGCTCGCCCAGATGGTCGGCGCCGGAGCCCTCGTCGCGCTGCTGCTGGGTATCACGGGCGAGGCCGGCAAGAATCTGATCGTCGTCTTCGTCGGCATCGTCATGATCCTCTACGTGACGGTCGGCGGCATGAAGGGCACCACCTGGGTGCAGATGATCAAGGCGTGCCTGCTGATCGGCGGCACGGTCGTGATCACCGTGCTGGTGTTCCACAAGTTCAACTACAATCTCTCCGCCCTGCTCGGCGCCGCCGCCGAGAACAGCAACAAGGGTGCCTCGTTCCTGGAACCCGGACTCAAGTACGGCGTCTCGACGACCTCCCGGATCGACTTCATCTCCCTGGGCATCGCACTCGTGCTCGGCACCGCCGGACTGCCGCACATCCTCATCCGCTTCTACACCGTGCCCACCGCCAAGGCCGCCCGGAAGTCCGTCAACTGGGCCATCGGCATCATCGGTGTCTTCTACCTGATGACCATCGCGCTCGGCTTCGGCGCCGCCGCGCTGCTCAGCCCGAAGACCATCACCGACTCGAACGCCGCGGGCAACACCGCCGCGCCGCTGCTCGCCCAGGAGATCGGCGGCGGAGCGGACTCCACCGGCGGCGCCGTGCTGCTGGCGATGATCTCCGCCGTCGCCTTCGCCACCATCCTCGCCGTCGTCGCCGGACTGACCCTCGCCTCCTCGTCCTCCTTCGCGCACGACCTGTACGCCAACGTCATCCGCAGGGGCAAGGCCACCGAGAAGGAAGAGGTCAAGGCGGCCCGCGTCTCGGCGGTCATCATCGGCGGCGTCGCCATCGGCCTGGGAATCTTCGCCGGCAAACTCAACGTCGCCGGACTCGTCGCCCTCGCCTTCGCGGTCGCCGCCTCCGCGAACCTGCCCACGCTTCTCTACAGCCTCTTCTGGAAGCGGTTCACCACCACGGGCGCGCTGTGGTCCATCTACGGCGGACTGGTCTCCTCGGTGGTCCTGGTGTTCTTCTCGCCGGTGGTCACCGGCAAGGAGACCTCCATGTTCCCCGACGCCGACTTCGCCTGGTTCCCGCTGCAGAATCCCGGCCTCATCTCCATCCCGCTGGGATTCCTGCTCGGCTGGATCGGCTCCCTCCTCTCCAAGGACGAGGGCGCCGGAGGCGCCAAGTACGCGGAGCTCGAGGTCCGCTCCATGACAGGAGTGGGCGCCCACTGA